Proteins encoded in a region of the Streptomyces sp. NBC_00310 genome:
- the eccCa gene encoding type VII secretion protein EccCa, with translation MTQQLIHRPARSTRPLGTAGARTIEPPPNLPEGKAGTAATALLPMAGVMGSVVMMTVIRNSQFAALGAIVLVFALLGAVALFLSQRGKAQRTRRTQRERYLEYLEELREEFGADERQRRQLARVLDPPPEALYDLVRDPARLWERRRQDPDFLRVRVGTGDIPVADLAIGQNQGGVLTPPDPFMLNEARALLARYSVANDCPITVPLDRAGNVSVVGDREGVLRVARALLVQVAVSHAPDDVAVALGVPGERLADWEWAKWLPHVLDSQEHDGPVAARRIAPSLPQLARHFRHELGRRASYAAEVRRGLADRKALGLASRMLVVSDEYGETAAELPRPDTAVGLPDMGVTVLHLLAEQVHEPDQVSVRITVRGDQVVVEDLRDPQAHLDTAGAPRTAAHGTSDHVTAAGAEGLARLLAPLRLSAESAAEGTPVTGPVDFPGLLGIDDPAVLNLVDLWAPRAEREFLRVPIGLTDRHEPVLLDLKESSELGMGPHGLCVGATGSGKSELLRTLVLALAATHSPEDLALVLVDYKGGATFAPFTELPHVAGVITNLENQAGLVERVHSSLAGEVKRRQQVLKDAGNVADIGHYAALRATRRPDLEPLPHLFVVIDEFGELLTAKPDFIDLFLSIGRIGRSIGVHLLLSSQRIEGGKLKGLDTYLSYRLGLRTFSADESRTVLDTTDAFHLPPLPGFGYLKVDTSTYERFKAGYVSGAYRGPALVAQEDDTPPAWTYPTYNTLDSGPANEVADEPRATKRETGPTVMSVMVDQLASAARPVRRIWLPPLPDAITLDAAAGPVQVDERGLQLAGGKGPLRVPLGVLDDPAKQWQGHWVLDLTVAGGHAAVIGGPQSGKTTLLRTLALSLATTHTPAEVAIYGLDLVGGGLSALSGLPHVGGIAGRADRERAARTVAEVRTMLIEREELFREHGIDSVDQLRHLRGQGGLRELGSTDVVLLIDGFGALRDEFAELDDTVVDLLKRGGGYGIHVVGGMLRWNDVRIATQSMFGTRVELRLNDPSDSSVDRKLSETLSPDTPGRVLTDGKLFAQAALPRLDGRPSRDDLGPALEDAARTIRSTWHGELAAPVRVLPTRLASDRLPSVVAEPNRVPIGVDQDALAPALLDLFGSDQHLLILGDNECGKTNLLKLVAAQLVERYSDEELVFGVFDPRRGLRGVIPEPYRGGYAHNAKLAAGLSTGIASELEKRMPESADPDALTDEPAFKGPRIVILVDDYDILTTAGQQPLSPFLPYVSSAQDIGLHFVITRRVAGASRAMYEPLLQTLRETGTAALLMTGERSEGQLFPGLYASAQPAGRGTLVRRGRAHQLIQTAVATDGAPEGLSP, from the coding sequence GTGACCCAGCAGTTGATCCATCGGCCCGCGCGGAGCACCCGGCCGCTCGGGACCGCCGGGGCCCGGACGATCGAACCGCCGCCGAACCTCCCGGAGGGCAAGGCGGGGACGGCCGCGACGGCGTTGCTGCCAATGGCCGGTGTCATGGGCTCGGTCGTGATGATGACCGTGATCCGGAACAGCCAGTTCGCGGCACTCGGCGCGATCGTGCTGGTCTTCGCGCTGCTCGGCGCGGTCGCCCTCTTCCTCTCCCAGCGCGGCAAGGCCCAGCGCACCCGGCGTACGCAGCGCGAGCGGTATCTGGAGTATCTGGAGGAACTGCGCGAGGAGTTCGGCGCCGACGAGCGGCAGCGGCGGCAGCTCGCGCGGGTGCTCGATCCGCCCCCGGAGGCGCTCTACGACCTCGTGCGCGACCCGGCCCGGCTCTGGGAGCGGCGGCGGCAGGACCCGGACTTCCTGCGGGTGCGGGTCGGTACCGGTGACATACCCGTGGCGGATCTGGCCATCGGGCAGAACCAGGGCGGGGTGCTGACCCCGCCGGACCCGTTCATGCTGAACGAGGCGCGGGCGCTGCTGGCCCGCTACTCCGTCGCCAACGACTGCCCGATCACGGTGCCGTTGGACCGCGCGGGCAACGTCAGCGTGGTCGGCGACCGGGAGGGGGTGCTGCGGGTGGCCCGCGCGCTCCTCGTCCAGGTCGCCGTCTCGCACGCGCCCGACGACGTGGCCGTGGCGCTCGGGGTGCCGGGCGAGCGGCTGGCGGACTGGGAGTGGGCCAAGTGGCTGCCCCATGTGCTGGACTCGCAGGAGCACGACGGTCCGGTGGCGGCCCGCCGGATCGCGCCGAGCCTGCCGCAGCTGGCCCGGCACTTCCGGCACGAGCTGGGCCGGCGTGCCTCGTACGCGGCGGAGGTGCGCCGGGGGCTCGCCGACCGCAAGGCGCTGGGGCTGGCGTCCCGCATGCTCGTGGTGAGCGACGAGTACGGGGAGACGGCCGCCGAACTGCCGCGTCCCGACACGGCGGTCGGGCTGCCGGACATGGGCGTCACCGTGCTGCATCTGCTGGCGGAGCAGGTGCACGAGCCCGACCAGGTGTCGGTGCGGATCACCGTGCGGGGCGACCAGGTCGTCGTGGAGGACCTTCGTGACCCGCAGGCGCATCTCGATACGGCCGGAGCACCCCGCACGGCCGCGCACGGCACCTCCGACCACGTCACCGCCGCCGGTGCCGAAGGGCTCGCCCGGCTGCTCGCGCCGCTGCGGCTGTCCGCCGAGTCGGCCGCCGAGGGCACCCCGGTCACCGGGCCCGTCGACTTCCCGGGCCTCCTCGGCATCGACGACCCGGCCGTCCTGAACCTGGTGGATCTCTGGGCGCCACGCGCCGAGCGGGAGTTCCTGCGCGTGCCCATCGGTCTGACCGACCGTCATGAGCCCGTCCTGCTCGACCTCAAGGAGTCCTCGGAGCTGGGCATGGGCCCGCACGGGCTGTGCGTCGGCGCGACCGGCTCGGGCAAGAGCGAGCTGCTGCGCACCCTGGTGCTGGCGCTCGCCGCCACCCACTCCCCCGAGGACCTGGCCCTCGTCCTGGTCGACTACAAGGGCGGCGCGACCTTCGCCCCGTTCACCGAACTCCCGCACGTGGCCGGTGTGATCACCAACCTGGAGAACCAGGCGGGGCTCGTCGAGCGCGTGCACTCCAGCCTCGCGGGCGAGGTCAAGCGGCGGCAGCAGGTGCTGAAGGACGCGGGGAACGTGGCCGACATCGGGCACTACGCCGCGCTGCGCGCGACCCGGCGACCGGACCTCGAACCGCTCCCCCACCTCTTCGTCGTGATCGACGAGTTCGGTGAACTCCTCACCGCCAAGCCGGACTTCATCGACCTGTTCCTGTCCATCGGCCGCATCGGCCGTTCCATCGGCGTGCATCTGCTCCTCTCCAGCCAGCGCATCGAGGGCGGCAAGCTCAAGGGGCTGGACACCTATCTCTCGTACCGGCTGGGGCTGCGCACCTTCTCCGCCGACGAGTCGCGGACCGTCCTCGACACGACCGACGCCTTTCACCTTCCGCCGCTGCCGGGCTTCGGTTACCTGAAGGTGGACACCTCGACGTACGAGCGGTTCAAGGCGGGGTACGTGTCGGGCGCGTACCGGGGGCCCGCACTGGTCGCACAGGAGGACGACACGCCGCCGGCCTGGACGTATCCGACGTACAACACGCTCGACAGCGGGCCCGCGAACGAGGTCGCCGACGAGCCCAGGGCGACCAAGCGGGAGACCGGGCCGACCGTGATGTCGGTGATGGTGGACCAACTCGCCTCCGCCGCACGGCCGGTGCGGCGGATCTGGCTGCCGCCGCTGCCCGACGCGATCACGCTGGACGCGGCGGCCGGGCCCGTGCAGGTGGACGAGCGAGGGCTTCAACTGGCGGGCGGGAAAGGCCCCTTGCGGGTGCCGCTGGGCGTGCTGGACGATCCGGCGAAGCAGTGGCAGGGGCACTGGGTGCTCGATCTGACGGTCGCCGGCGGTCACGCGGCGGTGATCGGCGGCCCGCAGTCCGGCAAGACGACACTGCTGCGGACCCTCGCGCTGTCCCTCGCCACCACCCACACACCCGCCGAAGTCGCCATCTACGGGCTCGACCTGGTCGGTGGCGGACTGTCCGCCCTCTCCGGTCTGCCCCATGTCGGCGGTATCGCCGGGCGGGCCGACCGGGAGCGGGCGGCGCGGACGGTCGCCGAGGTGCGGACGATGCTGATCGAGCGGGAGGAGCTGTTCCGCGAGCACGGGATCGACTCCGTCGACCAGCTGCGGCACCTGCGCGGGCAGGGCGGGCTGCGCGAGCTGGGGTCCACCGACGTCGTGCTGCTCATCGACGGGTTCGGGGCGCTGCGTGACGAGTTCGCCGAGCTGGACGACACGGTCGTGGACCTGCTCAAGCGCGGTGGCGGGTACGGCATCCATGTCGTCGGGGGCATGCTGCGCTGGAACGACGTGCGGATCGCCACGCAGTCGATGTTCGGGACGCGGGTGGAGCTGCGGCTCAACGACCCGAGCGATTCGAGCGTCGACCGCAAGCTCTCCGAGACGCTGTCGCCCGACACTCCGGGGCGCGTCCTGACCGACGGCAAGCTGTTCGCGCAGGCGGCCCTCCCCCGCCTCGACGGACGGCCGTCGAGGGATGACCTCGGTCCGGCGCTGGAGGACGCGGCCCGTACGATCCGCTCCACCTGGCATGGTGAACTGGCCGCGCCCGTACGGGTGTTGCCGACCCGGCTGGCGTCCGACCGGCTGCCGTCGGTCGTCGCCGAACCGAACCGGGTGCCGATCGGTGTGGACCAGGACGCCCTCGCGCCCGCTCTGCTGGACCTGTTCGGCTCGGACCAGCATCTGCTGATCCTGGGCGACAACGAGTGCGGCAAGACAAACCTGCTGAAGCTGGTCGCGGCACAGCTCGTGGAGCGGTACTCGGACGAGGAGCTGGTCTTCGGGGTCTTCGACCCCAGGCGCGGGCTGCGGGGTGTGATCCCGGAGCCGTACCGGGGCGGGTACGCGCACAACGCGAAGCTCGCGGCGGGGCTGTCGACGGGTATCGCGAGCGAGCTGGAGAAGCGGATGCCGGAGAGCGCCGACCCGGACGCCCTGACCGACGAGCCCGCGTTCAAGGGGCCACGCATCGTGATCCTGGTCGACGACTACGACATCCTCACCACCGCCGGGCAGCAGCCGCTGTCGCCGTTCCTGCCCTATGTGTCGTCGGCCCAGGACATCGGGCTGCACTTCGTGATCACGCGGCGGGTGGCGGGCGCCTCCCGGGCGATGTACGAGCCGCTGCTGCAGACCCTCCGCGAGACCGGTACGGCCGCGCTGCTCATGACCGGTGAGCGGAGCGAGGGCCAGCTCTTCCCCGGCCTGTACGCCTCGGCGCAGCCGGCGGGGCGGGGCACGCTGGTCCGCCGGGGCCGGGCCCACCAGCTGATCCAGACCGCCGTGGCAACCGACGGCGCCCCCGAAGGACTCTCGCCGTGA
- a CDS encoding DUF6177 family protein — protein sequence MTKDVIALTPKMPDVWALMASLYAGGSDLDLSAAADGAVVQLHGPGGHPLVSVESPVLVRVPGEAERLLGVHDMETPFWWTEARASTAVPEAEKLAGVVCGRLNALLGGSTWPPGAASTKAVDVSAVPSAGSGQPAVDVVTEHAAVVLVDRPVVALTSWLAEIMRTAVASRRSLQIVTPPGVRLTTAARTTLARVPNRWVVQDPECGYYDGLSGAVLRWRDGAFSPAFAEDGTAAVAAAFTRPVGSPTNGPANGPVGSPASSPADEAPGRQLIVALRTVHRADERLLLGGALEAAWKALTGTAPAGWGTAEPVNLPWSPRQVTDLARERAPEPSQLIVVGTPERPAMATVRVTRTTKGVEEDVVLTVGYAAVEEPPLDRIEPLADTLVREHGLRTMLTSVRVARADLTTAPRLEGPPLPVAFTLGPDDVHTIGLAHARRPPVEVRAKRLGPTARPALHYPLGDGSDAEAWGRLQQLTAHLKGDHSQPSAPAQRG from the coding sequence GTGACCAAGGACGTCATCGCCCTCACCCCGAAGATGCCCGACGTCTGGGCCCTCATGGCGAGTCTGTACGCCGGCGGCTCCGACCTGGACCTGTCGGCGGCGGCCGACGGCGCGGTCGTACAGCTGCACGGGCCCGGCGGGCATCCGCTGGTGTCCGTGGAGTCGCCGGTGCTGGTGCGGGTGCCGGGTGAGGCGGAGCGGCTGCTCGGGGTCCACGACATGGAAACCCCCTTCTGGTGGACGGAGGCGCGGGCCTCCACCGCCGTCCCGGAGGCGGAGAAACTCGCGGGGGTGGTGTGCGGGCGGCTCAACGCGCTGCTGGGCGGCTCGACCTGGCCCCCCGGGGCGGCGAGCACCAAGGCCGTGGACGTGTCCGCCGTGCCGTCGGCGGGGTCGGGGCAGCCCGCCGTGGACGTCGTGACCGAGCACGCGGCCGTCGTCCTCGTCGACCGGCCGGTGGTGGCCCTGACCAGCTGGCTCGCGGAGATCATGCGCACGGCCGTGGCGTCCCGGCGGTCCCTGCAGATCGTCACGCCGCCCGGCGTACGCCTGACCACCGCCGCCCGTACGACGCTCGCCCGCGTCCCCAACCGCTGGGTCGTCCAGGACCCGGAGTGCGGCTACTACGACGGGCTGTCGGGGGCGGTGCTGCGCTGGCGGGACGGGGCGTTCTCGCCCGCGTTCGCCGAGGACGGGACGGCGGCCGTGGCCGCCGCGTTCACGCGCCCGGTGGGCAGCCCGACGAACGGTCCGGCGAACGGACCGGTGGGCAGCCCTGCGAGCAGCCCGGCGGACGAGGCGCCCGGACGGCAGCTGATCGTCGCCCTGCGCACGGTGCACAGGGCCGACGAGCGGCTGCTGCTGGGCGGCGCGCTGGAGGCGGCCTGGAAGGCGCTGACGGGGACGGCACCGGCGGGCTGGGGCACGGCCGAGCCGGTCAACCTCCCCTGGTCGCCACGGCAGGTGACCGACCTGGCCCGGGAGCGGGCGCCCGAGCCGTCGCAGCTGATCGTGGTCGGCACCCCCGAGCGGCCGGCCATGGCGACGGTCCGGGTGACACGGACGACGAAGGGCGTGGAGGAGGACGTCGTCCTGACGGTCGGGTACGCGGCCGTCGAGGAGCCGCCGCTGGACCGGATCGAGCCGCTGGCCGACACGCTGGTCCGGGAGCACGGGCTGCGGACCATGCTGACCTCGGTGCGCGTGGCGCGGGCCGACCTGACGACCGCGCCCCGTCTGGAGGGGCCGCCGCTGCCCGTGGCCTTCACGCTCGGCCCGGACGACGTGCACACCATCGGGCTGGCCCACGCGCGCCGGCCACCGGTCGAGGTCCGGGCGAAGCGCCTCGGCCCGACGGCCCGTCCGGCGCTGCACTACCCCCTCGGGGACGGCTCGGACGCGGAGGCGTGGGGGCGGTTGCAGCAGCTCACGGCCCATCTCAAGGGCGATCATTCCCAGCCATCCGCCCCTGCTCAACGCGGGTGA
- a CDS encoding ABC transporter substrate-binding protein: MARSSHSGTGHTVGPVIGAASVYRRPVRRPLAAAFAATLALGTLAACGGDTEDAPKVAENKISAGQVPDYYPADYADLIEAAEKEGGKLTVYSNLGDENMAPIVRDFKKKYDFIKTVSVNELDSDELFQKTLSENAAGSSPADVLISSAATAWADFSARKDTVLEYKSPELEELGESAELLPSVYSMSQDPMTIAYNTSLMETPPTTLTDFAKIVTSDEDKFKNKVTVRDPEGSFGFTVTRALTEGNPEAWDDLEKILPLTRPETSSGTQLEKIVAGEYTAGFLISASPAYPVVEDSAGLVKIVFPKDGTVVLPRGLGIAAEAPHPATSKLFLDFALSDEGQRAVAEGGLASYREGVKGEGLHTYQEVVDAVGEENIIHVKYEQVAKDDAAAWQERFDGLRK, encoded by the coding sequence ATGGCCAGATCCAGCCACAGCGGCACCGGGCACACCGTCGGCCCCGTCATCGGAGCGGCGTCCGTGTACCGGCGCCCCGTCCGGCGCCCCCTCGCGGCGGCGTTCGCCGCGACCCTCGCGCTCGGCACCCTGGCCGCCTGCGGCGGCGACACCGAGGACGCGCCGAAGGTGGCGGAGAACAAGATCTCGGCGGGCCAGGTGCCGGACTACTACCCCGCGGACTACGCGGACCTGATCGAGGCGGCGGAGAAGGAGGGCGGCAAGCTCACCGTCTACTCGAACCTCGGCGACGAGAACATGGCGCCGATCGTCCGGGACTTCAAGAAGAAGTACGACTTCATCAAGACGGTCTCCGTCAACGAGCTGGACAGCGACGAGCTGTTCCAGAAGACCCTGTCCGAGAACGCGGCCGGCTCCTCCCCGGCGGACGTGCTGATCTCCAGCGCGGCGACCGCGTGGGCGGACTTCTCGGCCCGCAAGGACACGGTCCTGGAGTACAAGTCGCCGGAGCTGGAGGAGCTGGGCGAGAGCGCGGAGCTGCTGCCGAGCGTGTACTCGATGTCGCAGGACCCGATGACGATCGCGTACAACACGTCGCTGATGGAGACCCCGCCGACCACGCTGACGGACTTCGCGAAGATCGTCACGTCGGACGAGGACAAGTTCAAGAACAAGGTGACGGTCCGCGACCCGGAGGGCTCGTTCGGCTTCACCGTCACGCGGGCGCTCACCGAGGGCAACCCGGAGGCGTGGGACGACCTGGAGAAGATCCTTCCGCTGACCCGCCCGGAGACCTCCTCCGGCACCCAGCTGGAGAAGATCGTCGCCGGTGAGTACACGGCCGGCTTCCTGATCAGCGCCTCCCCCGCCTACCCGGTCGTCGAGGACAGCGCGGGCCTGGTGAAGATCGTCTTCCCGAAGGACGGCACGGTCGTCCTGCCGCGCGGTCTCGGTATCGCCGCCGAGGCGCCGCACCCGGCGACCTCGAAGCTCTTCCTGGACTTCGCCCTCTCCGACGAGGGCCAGCGCGCGGTCGCCGAGGGCGGTCTGGCGTCGTACCGCGAGGGCGTGAAGGGCGAGGGCCTGCACACCTACCAGGAGGTCGTCGACGCGGTCGGCGAGGAGAACATCATCCACGTCAAGTACGAGCAGGTCGCGAAGGACGACGCCGCCGCCTGGCAGGAGCGCTTCGACGGACTCCGCAAGTAG
- a CDS encoding ABC transporter permease has protein sequence MSTLTQPPRTPAGESPTETFRPPRYRRPLGIGRDTVVQYAVLAFLAVLVLAPIVPTLYQSIRNRPLYEAGGAFTLSGYTDLFTKAGFGEVALNTLLFASLTTILSLAIAIPMAIVVVRTKLPGGRLVALAMQWPFFISSLILGFGWIIMYGPAGFVSVKVQQVFGGVPWNLYSIPGMALTEAVALAPIAYVFCANALRQSDASLESAAQVCGAGPFRILAQVIVPLLRPPIVYSAILVFSVSIETLSVPLLYGQPVSIDVFSTFLYHNGLQSVDPDYTMLGAASTVILVVTLSLVAVQAKLLKDAARFVSVRGKVTRPRKLDLGWLKWVSIACIWFYVIVGALIPIAGLVMRSFTLVFTPLQSPFRTVTTKNYELVFDSDNYVQSLWNSLIVAGVGSVVVSVLAVFAVMVARRSTFRWGRAVEYLALIPQSLPGIIIGIGFFWAFALAPFGMGSVLQGTIYAVIIAFGMRALPSAFGSVAPAIMQIGGELDNAARVSGADWLMTFFRVLRALITPAFAGALVLTFVIMLKEYSPAVFLSSADNNILGTTMLSLWTQGRAGSVAALATLQIGITAVFVALAGLLMKGKHHA, from the coding sequence ATGTCAACCCTCACCCAGCCGCCGCGCACTCCCGCCGGCGAGTCGCCCACGGAGACGTTCAGGCCGCCGCGCTACCGCCGACCCCTCGGCATCGGACGGGACACGGTCGTCCAGTACGCGGTCCTGGCGTTCCTCGCCGTCCTGGTGCTGGCCCCGATCGTCCCGACCCTCTACCAGAGCATCCGCAACCGCCCGCTCTACGAGGCGGGCGGCGCCTTCACCCTCAGCGGCTACACCGACCTCTTCACCAAGGCCGGGTTCGGTGAAGTCGCCCTGAACACCCTGCTGTTCGCCTCGCTGACGACGATCCTCAGCCTGGCCATCGCCATCCCGATGGCGATCGTGGTGGTCCGCACGAAGCTGCCGGGCGGCCGGCTGGTCGCCCTGGCGATGCAGTGGCCCTTCTTCATCTCCTCGCTGATCCTGGGCTTCGGCTGGATCATCATGTACGGCCCGGCCGGGTTCGTCAGCGTCAAGGTGCAGCAGGTCTTCGGCGGGGTGCCGTGGAACCTGTACTCGATCCCCGGCATGGCGCTCACGGAGGCCGTGGCGCTCGCCCCGATCGCGTACGTCTTCTGCGCCAACGCGCTCCGCCAGTCGGACGCTTCGCTGGAGTCGGCCGCCCAGGTCTGCGGCGCGGGCCCCTTCCGGATCCTCGCCCAGGTGATCGTCCCGCTGCTGCGGCCCCCGATCGTCTACTCCGCGATCCTCGTCTTCTCCGTCTCCATCGAGACGCTGAGCGTGCCGCTGCTGTACGGCCAGCCGGTCAGCATCGACGTCTTCTCGACCTTCCTCTACCACAACGGACTTCAGTCGGTGGATCCCGACTACACGATGCTGGGCGCCGCCTCCACGGTGATCCTCGTGGTCACGCTGAGCCTGGTCGCCGTACAGGCGAAGCTGCTGAAGGACGCGGCCCGGTTCGTGTCCGTGCGCGGCAAGGTGACCCGGCCGCGCAAGCTCGACCTGGGCTGGCTGAAGTGGGTGAGCATCGCGTGCATCTGGTTCTACGTGATCGTCGGCGCCCTGATCCCGATCGCGGGGCTGGTGATGCGGTCCTTCACCCTCGTCTTCACGCCGCTCCAGTCGCCGTTCAGGACGGTCACGACGAAGAACTACGAGCTCGTCTTCGACTCCGACAACTACGTGCAGTCGCTGTGGAACAGCCTCATCGTGGCCGGGGTCGGCTCGGTGGTGGTCAGTGTCCTCGCCGTGTTCGCGGTGATGGTCGCCCGCCGCTCCACGTTCAGGTGGGGCCGGGCGGTCGAGTACCTCGCCCTCATCCCCCAGTCCCTGCCCGGCATCATCATCGGTATCGGCTTCTTCTGGGCCTTCGCGCTCGCCCCGTTCGGGATGGGCTCGGTCCTCCAGGGCACGATCTACGCCGTCATCATCGCCTTCGGCATGCGGGCCCTGCCCAGCGCGTTCGGCTCGGTCGCCCCGGCGATCATGCAGATCGGCGGTGAGCTGGACAACGCGGCCCGGGTCTCCGGCGCCGACTGGCTGATGACCTTCTTCCGTGTCCTGCGGGCGCTGATCACGCCGGCGTTCGCCGGAGCCCTGGTGCTCACCTTCGTGATCATGCTCAAGGAGTACTCCCCGGCCGTCTTCCTCAGCTCGGCCGACAACAACATCCTCGGCACCACCATGCTCAGTCTCTGGACGCAGGGCAGGGCCGGATCCGTCGCCGCGCTGGCCACCCTCCAGATCGGCATCACCGCGGTCTTCGTCGCACTCGCGGGACTGCTCATGAAGGGAAAGCACCATGCCTGA
- a CDS encoding ABC transporter ATP-binding protein translates to MPEVTVKNLAKTFGDNSVLRDVTFTIRDGEFFTLLGASGCGKSTTLNCIAGLEQPTEGSIAVGGKPFVDAGAGIFLPPEERNLGMVFQSYALWPHMTIAKNLALPLNIRKVPKDRQKTLIHEALDKVGLAALSGRYPHQLSGGQQQRVALARALVYSPTVLLLDEPLSNLDAKLREQARAWLKRLQEELGITTVYVTHDQDEALALSDRIAVMEGGNMIQIGTPHEIYERPAAPAVAAFVGRCNFLTGKVVSLDGTRHTVLLDASGEIVRVDSDQRVPTGDSVTVAVRPERLEVVASAETPAGVNRLDTQVITSSYVGSRYEYDVRLGGQVVQVLSANGGLAGEVALVFDPGHALLYADKVELPQDQRDLLTVP, encoded by the coding sequence ATGCCTGAGGTGACCGTCAAGAACCTCGCCAAGACGTTCGGCGACAACTCCGTCCTGCGCGATGTCACCTTCACCATCAGGGACGGCGAGTTCTTCACCCTGCTCGGCGCGAGCGGCTGCGGCAAGTCGACGACGCTGAACTGCATCGCGGGGCTGGAGCAGCCCACGGAGGGCTCGATCGCGGTGGGCGGGAAGCCGTTCGTGGATGCCGGGGCGGGGATCTTCCTCCCGCCCGAGGAGCGCAACCTCGGCATGGTCTTCCAGTCGTACGCGCTGTGGCCGCACATGACCATCGCGAAGAACCTGGCCCTCCCCCTCAACATCCGCAAGGTGCCGAAGGACAGACAGAAGACCCTGATCCACGAAGCCCTGGACAAGGTGGGCCTGGCCGCGCTGAGCGGCCGCTACCCCCACCAGCTCTCCGGCGGCCAGCAGCAACGCGTCGCGCTGGCACGGGCGTTGGTCTACTCGCCGACGGTCCTGCTGCTCGACGAGCCGCTCTCCAACCTGGACGCCAAGCTGCGCGAGCAGGCCCGTGCCTGGCTCAAGCGGCTCCAGGAGGAGCTGGGCATCACGACCGTCTACGTCACCCACGACCAGGACGAGGCGCTGGCGCTCAGCGACCGGATCGCCGTGATGGAGGGCGGCAACATGATCCAGATCGGCACGCCGCACGAGATCTACGAGCGGCCCGCCGCGCCCGCCGTCGCCGCGTTCGTCGGCCGCTGCAACTTCCTCACCGGCAAGGTGGTCAGCCTGGACGGCACCCGGCACACCGTGCTCCTCGACGCCAGCGGGGAGATCGTACGGGTCGACAGCGACCAGCGGGTCCCGACCGGCGACTCCGTCACCGTGGCCGTCCGCCCCGAGCGCCTGGAGGTCGTGGCCTCGGCCGAGACACCGGCCGGCGTGAACCGGCTCGACACCCAGGTCATCACCAGCTCCTACGTCGGCTCCCGCTACGAGTACGACGTCCGCCTCGGCGGCCAGGTGGTGCAGGTGCTGAGCGCCAACGGGGGGTTGGCGGGGGAGGTGGCACTGGTCTTCGACCCGGGGCACGCGCTCCTCTACGCCGACAAGGTCGAACTGCCGCAGGACCAGCGGGACTTGCTGACGGTCCCGTAG
- a CDS encoding ATP-binding protein: MTAPSAVQHAFTAPMFTQRFSSTPLGARLARHLALNQLHTWGIRYGSEASERAEVVVAELVANAVTHGRVPGRDFELRLSLPTGSLRIEVTDTRAERLLPGPGEVGPARPLDEYGRGLTLVEAMVDRWEVRHRNPPGKTVLAEIDLPRWLSMVKRIPR; the protein is encoded by the coding sequence ATGACCGCACCGTCCGCCGTGCAACACGCCTTCACGGCACCGATGTTCACGCAACGCTTCAGCTCGACCCCGCTGGGCGCCCGCCTGGCGAGACATCTGGCCCTGAACCAGCTGCACACCTGGGGCATCCGGTACGGCTCGGAGGCGTCCGAGCGTGCCGAGGTGGTCGTGGCGGAGCTGGTCGCGAACGCGGTGACCCACGGCCGCGTCCCGGGCCGGGACTTCGAACTCCGCCTCTCCCTGCCCACCGGCTCCCTCCGCATCGAGGTCACCGACACCCGCGCCGAACGCCTGCTGCCGGGCCCTGGTGAGGTGGGCCCCGCCCGGCCGCTCGACGAGTACGGGCGCGGCCTCACCCTCGTGGAGGCCATGGTCGACCGCTGGGAGGTGCGGCACCGGAACCCGCCCGGCAAGACCGTACTGGCCGAAATCGATCTGCCTCGCTGGCTCTCCATGGTCAAGCGCATCCCGAGATGA
- a CDS encoding helix-turn-helix domain-containing protein, whose translation MVADSGGMAATGMGGGEPEASDSLRTFGAMVQALREHAGLGREELADVIGYSKHMVASVELGRRMPDAAFVEGVDRALGSTGALVRAAQHLGRQPGLAAWFRKWARLETSAITLYTYECRLVPGLLQTEAYARTLFNDRLPLLDDQQIEEQWAARAERQRLLRERPNTAFSFILEEQLFLRRTGGVDVTRELLDHVLEIAEQRNVEIQIMPLVRESHAGLAGPIRLLETPENRWFAYCEGQRGGMFVAETKEISVLLSRYARMRSQALTIPDSASLLRRMRGDL comes from the coding sequence ATGGTGGCCGACAGCGGCGGCATGGCGGCGACGGGGATGGGTGGCGGGGAGCCGGAGGCCTCCGACAGTCTGCGGACGTTCGGGGCGATGGTCCAGGCGTTGCGGGAGCACGCGGGGCTGGGCCGCGAGGAGTTGGCCGACGTCATCGGTTACTCCAAGCACATGGTGGCGTCGGTGGAGTTGGGGAGGCGGATGCCGGATGCGGCGTTCGTGGAGGGGGTGGATCGGGCGCTGGGGAGCACCGGGGCGCTGGTCCGTGCGGCTCAGCATCTGGGGAGGCAGCCGGGGTTGGCGGCTTGGTTCAGGAAGTGGGCCAGGCTGGAGACTTCGGCGATCACGCTCTATACCTACGAGTGCCGTTTGGTACCGGGGCTGTTGCAGACGGAGGCGTACGCACGGACTCTGTTCAACGATCGGCTGCCTTTGCTGGACGACCAGCAGATCGAGGAGCAGTGGGCGGCTCGGGCCGAGCGGCAACGCCTGCTTCGAGAGCGGCCGAACACCGCGTTCAGCTTCATTCTGGAAGAGCAGTTGTTCCTGCGGCGCACGGGCGGCGTGGACGTCACACGTGAACTCCTCGATCACGTACTGGAGATCGCCGAACAGCGAAACGTGGAGATCCAGATCATGCCTCTCGTCCGGGAGTCGCACGCCGGGCTGGCCGGTCCCATCCGACTGTTGGAGACACCCGAGAACCGCTGGTTCGCGTACTGCGAAGGTCAACGTGGCGGGATGTTTGTCGCCGAGACAAAAGAGATCAGCGTCCTCCTAAGCCGATATGCCAGGATGCGGTCACAGGCTCTCACCATTCCGGACTCTGCGAGCCTGTTGCGGCGGATGCGAGGGGACCTATGA